In a single window of the Massilia oculi genome:
- a CDS encoding LysR family transcriptional regulator, with amino-acid sequence MNKPLFLSRVAPSLRGADLPLLLSLNVLLEECNVTRAAARLHVSQPALSAQLSRLRQLFNDPLLVPAESGRGLAPSPFALKLHRRLQPALAGLNAAVRFDTDDFDPGSAARTFNIVANNTGAAVILPGLAQRMQAVGNKNLRLTLAAPDESDLASKLEKGDVDLCFSTACLLPSGLLSRELMTTPYVMVQRKGHPRGKVPVPLGEYCKLDHVNVARDSNLHGFMDEQLYRLGHSRHTMMAVRDFSAVAAIVGQSDLVCTVPAFIAPYNDFSVDVVDLAFPFLTYTLCMAWHPSSDGDPGLLWLRTQMQEVMEGSPRVWDQRGA; translated from the coding sequence ATGAACAAGCCACTATTTCTTTCGCGCGTCGCGCCGTCCTTGCGCGGCGCCGACCTGCCGCTGCTGCTCTCGCTGAACGTGTTGCTCGAGGAGTGCAACGTCACGCGCGCCGCGGCGCGCCTGCACGTGAGCCAGCCGGCGCTGTCGGCCCAGCTGTCGCGCCTGCGGCAGCTGTTCAACGATCCGCTGCTGGTGCCGGCCGAGAGCGGGCGCGGCCTGGCGCCGTCGCCGTTCGCGCTCAAGCTGCACCGCCGGCTGCAGCCCGCGCTGGCGGGACTGAACGCGGCGGTGCGCTTCGACACCGACGACTTCGATCCCGGGAGCGCGGCGCGCACCTTCAATATCGTCGCCAACAACACGGGCGCCGCCGTGATCCTGCCGGGGCTGGCGCAGCGCATGCAGGCGGTGGGCAACAAGAACCTGCGCCTGACCCTGGCCGCGCCGGACGAGAGCGACCTGGCGAGCAAGCTCGAAAAAGGCGACGTGGACCTGTGCTTCAGCACGGCCTGCCTGCTGCCGTCGGGCCTCCTGAGCCGCGAGTTGATGACGACGCCCTACGTGATGGTGCAGCGCAAGGGTCATCCGCGCGGCAAGGTCCCGGTGCCCCTGGGCGAATACTGCAAGCTGGATCACGTGAATGTGGCGCGCGACAGCAACCTGCACGGATTCATGGACGAACAGCTATACCGGTTGGGCCATTCGCGCCACACGATGATGGCGGTGCGTGACTTCAGCGCGGTCGCGGCGATCGTCGGACAGAGCGACCTGGTGTGCACCGTGCCGGCCTTCATCGCACCCTATAACGACTTCTCCGTCGATGTGGTCGACCTGGCGTTTCCCTTCCTGACCTATACGCTGTGCATGGCGTGGCATCCGAGCAGCGACGGCGATCCGGGATTGCTGTGGCTCCGTACCCAGATGCAGGAAGTCATGGAAGGCAGCCCGCGAGTGTGGGACCAGCGGGGCGCCTGA
- a CDS encoding SDR family oxidoreductase, producing MSNAINNYAFEGKRALVTGGTKGMGEAIVRTLAARGATVIAPARKLPEDPVASVRYVEADLASVDGVRRLVDTVQGEFGHLDLLVNNVGGSSAPGGGALALTDAMWDEALQLNLMSAVRVDRAFLPAMVARGVGAIVHITSIQRRLPLYESTVAYAAAKAALASYSKSLANEFGPRGIRVNAVAPGFIETTAAHALLERLAEHGGGGVEAARERVMASLGGIPIGRPGKPEEVAELVAFLLSPLAASVHGAEFVIDGGTIPTV from the coding sequence ATGAGCAACGCCATCAACAACTACGCCTTCGAAGGCAAGCGGGCGCTGGTCACCGGCGGCACCAAGGGCATGGGCGAGGCCATCGTGCGTACGCTGGCCGCGCGCGGCGCCACCGTGATCGCCCCGGCGCGCAAGCTGCCGGAGGATCCGGTGGCGTCGGTGCGCTACGTGGAGGCCGACCTGGCCAGCGTCGACGGCGTGCGCCGCCTGGTGGACACCGTCCAGGGCGAGTTCGGTCATCTCGACCTGTTGGTCAATAACGTCGGCGGATCGTCGGCGCCGGGTGGGGGCGCGCTGGCCCTGACCGATGCCATGTGGGACGAGGCGCTCCAGCTCAACCTGATGAGCGCGGTGCGGGTCGACCGCGCCTTCCTGCCGGCGATGGTGGCGCGGGGCGTCGGCGCCATCGTGCACATCACCTCGATCCAGCGCCGCCTGCCCCTGTATGAATCGACCGTCGCCTACGCCGCGGCGAAGGCCGCCCTGGCTAGCTACAGCAAGTCGCTGGCCAATGAATTCGGGCCGCGCGGCATCCGCGTCAACGCCGTCGCCCCCGGCTTCATCGAAACCACCGCCGCCCATGCGTTGCTCGAGCGCCTGGCGGAGCACGGCGGCGGCGGCGTCGAGGCCGCCCGCGAACGGGTGATGGCGTCGCTCGGCGGCATCCCGATCGGACGCCCCGGCAAACCCGAGGAAGTCGCCGAGCTGGTCGCCTTTTTATTGTCGCCGCTGGCGGCCTCGGTCCACGGCGCCGAGTTCGTCATCGACGGCGGCACCATACCCACCGTATGA
- a CDS encoding nuclear transport factor 2 family protein, with translation MINLPSAISTYVEASNAQDAQRVAAVFLPDATVHDEGRQHRGRAEIAAWAGDSARRYAATMVPLGLDRVDGKDDAYALRAEVSGNFPGSPIALAFHFALQSDSIASLEVKP, from the coding sequence ATGATCAATCTGCCTTCCGCCATTTCGACGTATGTCGAGGCCAGCAACGCGCAGGATGCCCAGCGCGTGGCCGCCGTCTTCCTGCCCGACGCCACCGTGCACGACGAGGGCCGCCAGCATCGCGGCCGTGCGGAGATCGCCGCCTGGGCCGGGGACAGCGCGCGCCGGTACGCCGCCACCATGGTCCCCCTTGGCCTCGACCGCGTCGACGGCAAGGATGATGCCTATGCCTTGCGCGCCGAAGTGAGCGGCAACTTCCCCGGCAGCCCGATCGCGCTCGCCTTCCATTTCGCACTGCAGTCCGACAGCATCGCTTCCCTGGAGGTCAAGCCATGA
- a CDS encoding LysR family transcriptional regulator, with translation MSSFELIRLFLAVAEHRSFTLAARRLNVSPTAVSKGVRALEAKHGVPLFTRTTRSVSLTDAGASLLAVLKPAVSQIEDAFSELEQFQRRPTGRIRMTAPRALGRLVAGVLVPRMRASHPDISFDLSLDDGLVDLVAAGYDAGIRLGQAIAQDMVAIRLSRPLSWSIVASPAYFERHGVPSHPRELLQHRTIRYRFTTSGVLPPWNFRDHEGEADYQLDLDAALCANDTGMIAELARKGLGIARLPDIEIADDLRHGRLVRVLAPHVPATSGLYLYFPMRSQHQSKMRALVDEASRLAGEGLLDVSFG, from the coding sequence ATGAGTTCTTTCGAACTGATCCGCCTCTTTCTCGCCGTCGCCGAACACCGCAGCTTCACGCTGGCCGCCAGGCGCCTCAACGTCAGCCCCACGGCGGTCAGCAAGGGCGTGCGCGCGCTGGAAGCGAAGCACGGGGTGCCGCTGTTTACCCGCACCACCCGCAGTGTGTCCCTCACCGACGCGGGCGCCAGCCTGCTCGCCGTATTGAAACCGGCGGTGAGCCAGATCGAGGACGCCTTTTCGGAACTGGAACAATTCCAGCGCCGTCCCACTGGCCGCATCCGCATGACCGCCCCGCGCGCCCTCGGACGCCTGGTGGCGGGGGTGCTGGTGCCGCGCATGCGCGCCAGCCACCCCGACATCAGCTTCGACCTGTCGCTCGACGACGGCCTGGTCGACCTGGTGGCCGCGGGCTACGATGCCGGCATCCGCCTCGGCCAGGCGATCGCCCAGGACATGGTGGCCATCCGCCTCAGCCGACCGCTGTCCTGGTCGATCGTCGCCTCGCCCGCCTACTTCGAGCGGCATGGCGTGCCAAGTCACCCGCGCGAACTGCTGCAGCACCGCACCATCCGCTACCGCTTCACGACCTCCGGCGTCCTGCCGCCGTGGAATTTCCGTGACCACGAGGGCGAGGCCGACTACCAGCTCGATCTCGATGCCGCCCTGTGCGCCAACGACACCGGCATGATCGCCGAACTGGCGCGCAAGGGGCTGGGCATCGCCCGCCTGCCGGACATCGAGATCGCCGACGACCTGCGCCATGGGCGCTTGGTGCGGGTGCTCGCTCCCCACGTGCCGGCCACGTCCGGCCTCTACCTTTACTTCCCGATGCGCAGCCAGCACCAGTCCAAGATGCGGGCCCTGGTCGACGAGGCGTCGCGGCTGGCCGGCGAAGGCCTGCTGGACGTCTCGTTCGGCTAG
- a CDS encoding alpha/beta fold hydrolase, whose translation MTVKRHLRTLAIAAALATIGANVHAADATASAKPSVVIVHGAFADGSDWAKVIPLLQAKGVKVTAVQNPLTSLADDVAAARRAIENQAGKVVLVGHSWGGTVITEAGQHDKVGSLVYVAAFAPDAGKSTAETGEGYPAAPGSKRFVADKEGFLSLPEAAMREDFAQDVPAAQAAVMTATQGPIQAKAFSDKVTNAAWKGKPSWFIVSARDRMIDPGLQRVMAKRMGAKVTELPASHVPQQSRPADVAKVILDAVAATGAN comes from the coding sequence ATGACCGTCAAACGCCACCTGCGCACCCTGGCCATCGCCGCCGCCCTCGCCACCATCGGCGCCAACGTCCACGCCGCCGACGCCACGGCCAGCGCCAAACCCTCCGTCGTGATCGTGCACGGCGCCTTCGCCGACGGCTCGGACTGGGCCAAGGTCATCCCGCTGCTGCAGGCCAAGGGCGTGAAGGTCACCGCGGTCCAGAACCCGCTGACCTCGCTGGCCGACGACGTCGCCGCCGCCAGGCGCGCGATCGAGAACCAGGCGGGCAAGGTGGTGCTGGTCGGCCACTCCTGGGGCGGCACCGTGATCACCGAAGCCGGCCAGCACGACAAGGTGGGCAGCCTGGTGTACGTGGCGGCGTTTGCGCCGGACGCCGGCAAGTCGACCGCGGAAACCGGCGAGGGTTATCCGGCCGCCCCCGGCAGCAAGCGTTTCGTTGCCGACAAGGAAGGCTTCCTGAGCCTGCCGGAAGCGGCGATGCGCGAAGACTTCGCCCAGGACGTGCCGGCCGCGCAAGCCGCCGTGATGACCGCGACCCAGGGCCCGATCCAGGCCAAGGCCTTCAGCGACAAGGTGACCAACGCCGCCTGGAAGGGCAAGCCGTCGTGGTTCATCGTCAGCGCCCGTGACCGCATGATCGATCCTGGCCTGCAGCGCGTGATGGCCAAGAGGATGGGCGCCAAGGTCACCGAACTGCCGGCCAGCCATGTGCCGCAACAGTCGCGTCCAGCCGATGTCGCCAAGGTGATCCTGGACGCAGTGGCGGCCACCGGCGCCAACTGA
- a CDS encoding NAD(P)/FAD-dependent oxidoreductase: MNTLYDTPRLARPEFQTEHGAIEADAVIVGAGPVGLFQVFELGLLDIRAHVIDSLGAVGGQCMELYPDKPIYDIPAAPVLTGRELTDNLMRQIAPFEPVFHLGQEVTTLQRRADRRFDLETSRGTRFIAKTVIIAAGVGAFQPRKLKVAGIDRFEGSQLFYRVKHPERFHGRQLVICGGGDSALDWALDFVGKAESVVLVHRSESFRAAPASIAKMKALCEAQEMQFIAGQVTGFDVQGGRLSEVKVAGADGVTRRVPVDVLMAFFGLLPMLGPIVDWGLDMEMRQLRVRDTATFETSEPGVFAVGDINTYPGKKKLILSGFHEAALAAFGAAAHVFPDKKVHMLYTTTSPKIHKLLGVETPVFD, from the coding sequence ATGAACACACTCTACGACACCCCGCGCCTCGCCCGGCCCGAATTCCAGACCGAACATGGCGCCATCGAAGCCGACGCCGTCATCGTCGGCGCCGGCCCGGTTGGCCTGTTCCAGGTCTTCGAACTCGGCCTGCTCGACATCCGGGCCCACGTGATCGATTCGCTGGGCGCCGTGGGCGGTCAGTGCATGGAGCTGTATCCGGACAAGCCGATCTACGACATTCCGGCCGCGCCCGTGCTCACCGGACGCGAACTGACCGACAACCTGATGCGGCAGATCGCGCCGTTCGAACCAGTCTTCCACCTGGGCCAGGAAGTGACGACCCTGCAGCGGCGCGCCGACCGCCGCTTCGACCTTGAGACCTCGCGCGGCACGCGCTTCATCGCGAAGACGGTCATCATCGCGGCCGGCGTGGGCGCCTTCCAGCCGCGCAAGCTGAAGGTGGCCGGCATCGACCGCTTCGAGGGCAGCCAGCTGTTCTACCGGGTCAAGCACCCGGAGCGCTTCCATGGCCGGCAGCTGGTGATCTGCGGAGGAGGCGATTCGGCGCTGGATTGGGCGCTGGACTTCGTGGGCAAGGCCGAATCGGTGGTGCTGGTGCACCGCAGCGAGAGCTTTCGCGCCGCCCCGGCCTCGATCGCGAAGATGAAGGCGCTGTGCGAAGCGCAGGAGATGCAGTTCATCGCGGGGCAGGTCACGGGTTTCGACGTCCAGGGCGGCCGGCTGTCCGAAGTGAAGGTGGCGGGCGCCGACGGCGTGACCCGGCGCGTGCCGGTCGACGTCCTGATGGCGTTCTTCGGCCTGCTGCCGATGCTGGGACCGATCGTCGACTGGGGGCTGGACATGGAGATGCGACAGTTGCGGGTGCGCGATACCGCGACCTTCGAGACCAGCGAGCCGGGCGTCTTCGCCGTCGGCGACATCAATACCTATCCTGGCAAGAAAAAGCTGATCCTGTCGGGCTTCCACGAGGCGGCGCTGGCGGCCTTCGGCGCCGCGGCCCATGTTTTCCCCGACAAGAAAGTGCATATGTTGTATACGACGACGTCGCCGAAGATCCACAAATTGCTGGGCGTGGAGACCCCGGTGTTCGACTGA
- a CDS encoding WbqC family protein — MQPYFLPYIGYFQLIAAADEFVVYDNIKYTKKGWINRNRMLSNGTDVMFSLPLKSASDHLDVVERELSPGPHRWLAQLKGGYRHAPQYAATLPLLEAIAACPETNLFRFLHHALLQCCAHLAIDTPIRVSSGVAIDHGLAAQDKVLALCQALGARSYLNPIGGTELYAHAAFAARGIDLHFLRARPLAYPQSGAPFIPWLSIVDVLMFNPLETVRAWVRGHYELL; from the coding sequence ATGCAACCTTACTTCCTGCCCTATATCGGTTACTTCCAGCTGATCGCCGCCGCCGATGAGTTTGTCGTCTACGACAATATCAAGTACACCAAGAAGGGCTGGATCAATCGCAACCGCATGCTGAGCAATGGCACAGACGTCATGTTCTCGTTGCCATTGAAGAGTGCCTCCGACCACCTCGACGTGGTCGAACGCGAACTGTCCCCCGGTCCCCACCGCTGGCTGGCCCAGCTCAAGGGCGGCTACCGCCACGCGCCGCAGTATGCCGCGACCCTGCCGCTGCTGGAGGCGATCGCCGCCTGTCCCGAGACGAACCTGTTCCGCTTCCTGCACCACGCCCTGCTGCAATGCTGCGCCCACCTGGCGATCGACACCCCGATCCGCGTCTCGTCCGGCGTGGCCATCGACCACGGCCTGGCGGCCCAGGACAAGGTGCTGGCGCTGTGCCAGGCACTGGGTGCGCGCAGCTACCTCAATCCGATCGGCGGCACTGAACTGTATGCGCACGCGGCGTTTGCCGCGCGCGGCATCGACCTGCATTTCCTGCGCGCGCGGCCGCTGGCCTACCCGCAATCCGGCGCGCCCTTCATCCCCTGGCTGTCGATCGTGGACGTCCTGATGTTCAACCCGCTTGAAACGGTGCGCGCCTGGGTGCGCGGCCACTATGAACTGCTCTGA
- a CDS encoding exo-alpha-sialidase, whose protein sequence is MFTWKKLGKVFTPQEVPGRDWLREFAQAPATLVFDDYVRVYFSCRPGPDANGQYVSYSAWVDLDRRDLTRVLRVAEQPILPLGGLGEFDEFGTYPVSVVRDGDLVRAYYAGWTRCESVPFNVAIGMATSSDGGATFSKAGRGPVLSYTQHEPFVLSGPKIRRFDGGWQLFYIAGRKWKLVDGRAEPVYKIRMATSGDGLHWLPANRDLVESRVEPDEAQASPDVIHANGKYHMFFCYRYSSNYRGKEFGYRIGYASSTDLLHWTRDDDKAGLEVSDNGWDDEMVSYPHVFELDGRTYMAYLGNGVGRYGFGLAVLDGELE, encoded by the coding sequence ATGTTCACTTGGAAGAAACTGGGGAAGGTCTTCACCCCGCAGGAAGTGCCCGGCCGTGACTGGCTGCGCGAGTTCGCCCAGGCCCCGGCGACCCTGGTGTTCGACGATTACGTGCGGGTGTACTTCTCGTGCCGCCCCGGTCCGGACGCCAACGGCCAGTACGTCAGTTATTCGGCCTGGGTGGATCTCGACCGGCGCGACCTCACCCGCGTGCTGCGCGTGGCCGAGCAACCGATCCTGCCGCTCGGCGGTCTCGGTGAATTCGACGAGTTCGGCACCTATCCGGTGTCGGTCGTGCGCGACGGCGACCTGGTGCGCGCCTACTACGCCGGCTGGACCCGCTGCGAATCCGTTCCCTTCAACGTCGCCATCGGCATGGCCACCAGCAGCGACGGCGGCGCCACCTTCAGCAAGGCCGGCCGCGGTCCGGTGCTGTCCTATACCCAGCATGAACCCTTTGTGCTGAGCGGCCCCAAGATCCGCCGCTTCGACGGCGGCTGGCAGCTGTTCTACATCGCCGGACGCAAGTGGAAGCTGGTCGACGGCCGCGCCGAACCGGTCTACAAGATCCGCATGGCCACGTCGGGCGACGGCCTGCACTGGCTGCCCGCCAACCGCGACCTGGTCGAGAGCCGGGTCGAGCCGGACGAAGCCCAGGCCAGCCCGGACGTGATCCACGCGAACGGCAAATACCATATGTTCTTCTGCTACCGTTACAGCAGCAATTACCGGGGCAAGGAGTTCGGCTACCGCATCGGCTATGCGTCCAGCACCGACCTGCTGCACTGGACGCGCGACGACGACAAGGCCGGCCTGGAAGTTTCGGACAACGGCTGGGACGACGAAATGGTCAGCTATCCCCACGTGTTCGAGCTCGATGGCCGCACCTATATGGCCTACCTCGGCAACGGCGTCGGCCGCTACGGCTTCGGCCTGGCCGTGCTCGACGGCGAACTGGAGTGA
- a CDS encoding GNAT family N-acetyltransferase: MSASAEQVARLLRACDAGFVPPLSARVDIDAYAAKLAAQATLVEAWDGDALAGLVAIYCNNHDTGIAYVSNVSVAPAHTRRGIAGRLLGEALARARAAGMRGAALAVHDANAAALALYRKHGFMPAVASGPELRMELAFTSEHPQ; this comes from the coding sequence ATGAGCGCCAGCGCCGAACAGGTCGCGCGGCTGCTGCGCGCGTGCGACGCCGGCTTCGTGCCGCCGCTGTCGGCGCGCGTGGACATCGACGCCTACGCCGCCAAGCTGGCCGCGCAAGCGACCCTGGTCGAGGCCTGGGACGGCGACGCCCTGGCCGGGCTGGTCGCGATCTATTGCAATAACCACGACACCGGCATCGCCTACGTTTCCAATGTCAGCGTCGCCCCCGCCCACACCCGGCGCGGCATCGCCGGCCGCCTGCTGGGCGAGGCGCTGGCGCGCGCCCGGGCGGCCGGCATGCGCGGCGCGGCCCTGGCCGTCCACGACGCCAACGCAGCGGCGCTGGCGCTGTACCGCAAGCATGGCTTCATGCCGGCCGTCGCATCCGGCCCCGAGCTACGCATGGAACTGGCATTCACTTCGGAGCATCCACAATGA
- a CDS encoding class I SAM-dependent methyltransferase gives MNDSRDYNAEAKDALGHRYAYGFDFDVMHPYFIRSFAPFFRPGSLLELGCFQGALTRRLLDHFDDVTCVEASSEALAEARAVVGARANLVHARFEDVTLPRRYDNIVLTHVLEHLDDPVGLLRRINDEWLAPGGRLFLVCPNANAPSRQIAVKMGLISHNAAVTPAEAEHGHRITYSLDTLERDAVAAGLAVRHRSGIFFKALANFQWDRLLQTDIISPAYLDGCYALGQQYPDLCSSIFLLCEAGPAQR, from the coding sequence ATGAACGACTCCCGCGACTACAACGCCGAGGCCAAGGACGCCCTCGGCCACCGCTACGCCTACGGCTTCGATTTCGACGTCATGCACCCCTATTTCATCCGCAGCTTCGCGCCGTTCTTCCGGCCCGGCAGCCTGCTGGAACTGGGCTGCTTCCAGGGCGCGCTGACGCGCCGCCTGCTCGATCACTTCGACGACGTCACCTGCGTCGAGGCCTCTAGCGAGGCGCTGGCCGAAGCGCGCGCCGTGGTCGGCGCGCGCGCGAACCTGGTGCACGCCCGTTTCGAGGACGTGACGCTGCCGCGCCGCTACGACAATATCGTCCTGACCCATGTGCTGGAACACCTGGACGATCCGGTCGGCCTGCTGCGCCGGATCAACGACGAATGGCTGGCGCCGGGCGGCCGCCTGTTCCTGGTCTGCCCCAACGCCAATGCGCCGTCGCGCCAGATCGCGGTCAAGATGGGCCTGATCTCCCACAACGCCGCCGTCACGCCGGCCGAGGCCGAACACGGCCACCGCATCACCTACAGCCTCGACACGCTCGAGCGCGACGCCGTCGCCGCCGGCCTGGCGGTGCGCCACCGCTCCGGCATCTTCTTCAAGGCCCTGGCCAACTTCCAGTGGGACCGCCTGCTGCAGACCGACATCATTTCGCCGGCCTACCTGGACGGCTGCTACGCCCTCGGCCAGCAATACCCGGACCTGTGCTCCAGCATCTTCCTGCTGTGCGAAGCCGGCCCGGCACAACGATAG